The following proteins come from a genomic window of candidate division WOR-3 bacterium:
- a CDS encoding FlgD immunoglobulin-like domain containing protein: MKLYKISLFLTIFVFLFAGETSLTPSEQPAENFDFTNEVLVPKLSPVPPSPVEKAIPYTIEWRIALPDTYHVGLTPVNDTILWVSEGASSTTSPDYMEVYVYNLRTRTLIDSFNQPAGITDRWGWRDMTCRGDTVFASWRTAVNVIHVPTRTVVRSFTPGTGLSCHRALGSDPLDSLISLNFSTPFWKFYKDTPYNPHSYSNIDTSYGVGYDNHGFLWMSVQTGASQGKIAKFSYPVLTKLDQQVIPEITGIAGGCEMWRDTFLLYLNQGTPDEVVCLRLYFPPPTGLDVGVDAIRRPTQLVDPNSVIAPLARIKNFGTNSVSNIPVYCWIDSAGTRIYNQNLTYTGTLAPNETALVSFPNWLVGPAGASYQVKMFTDLPNDSNRANDTLRQTTFSFLVRDTLIAPWYQVIPTVDGEIQPTEWADALKWDISDVLNMQGSGARPPGSVFLYVKHDSNNVYWALDFVAKATREDYDQFGCYLDENYNRVWTTDSSEGNHWFVWLTRDTVVYRALIGTGNIPSAYWTRWLTGNGISRASTASGHLQFEAVVAKGTQKWNYTINPEEDTVGFYVYVSAAPGSVYWGTWPTTMPGANWNNAATYGTLIFSRQQVEIKEGKGITKTEIKINNPLRMPLILKGVKGLSIYDATGKVVKEINEAKDGNLVWDGKDRNGNSISNGIYFLKMKLDNGSQTTKAIILH; this comes from the coding sequence ATGAAACTTTATAAAATATCTTTATTTTTAACTATCTTCGTTTTCCTTTTTGCCGGAGAGACTTCCCTTACTCCTTCTGAACAACCCGCAGAGAATTTTGACTTCACTAATGAGGTTTTAGTTCCAAAACTTTCTCCAGTTCCTCCGTCACCAGTAGAAAAGGCGATTCCGTATACGATTGAATGGCGGATCGCCTTACCCGATACTTACCATGTTGGCTTAACCCCGGTTAACGATACCATCCTCTGGGTCTCCGAAGGTGCTTCCTCTACCACCTCCCCTGACTATATGGAAGTTTATGTCTATAATTTAAGGACGCGCACCTTGATTGATTCCTTTAACCAACCCGCGGGAATCACTGACCGGTGGGGCTGGCGGGATATGACCTGCCGGGGCGATACGGTTTTTGCCTCCTGGAGAACAGCAGTTAATGTCATCCATGTCCCGACCCGAACCGTAGTCCGCTCTTTTACTCCGGGAACCGGTCTTTCTTGTCATCGTGCCTTAGGTAGTGATCCCTTAGATTCCCTCATCTCTCTTAATTTCAGTACTCCTTTCTGGAAATTCTATAAAGATACACCATACAATCCCCATTCTTATTCTAATATTGATACCTCTTATGGTGTTGGTTATGATAATCACGGTTTCCTTTGGATGTCGGTCCAGACCGGAGCCTCTCAGGGAAAGATTGCCAAGTTCAGTTATCCGGTTCTTACCAAACTTGACCAGCAGGTGATACCGGAGATTACGGGAATTGCGGGTGGTTGTGAGATGTGGCGCGATACTTTTCTCTTATATCTCAATCAAGGCACACCGGATGAGGTTGTCTGCTTGCGGCTTTATTTCCCTCCACCAACCGGATTGGATGTTGGGGTTGATGCAATAAGAAGACCGACCCAATTGGTTGACCCGAATAGTGTAATTGCCCCCCTTGCCCGAATTAAAAACTTCGGCACGAATAGTGTCTCCAATATTCCGGTCTATTGTTGGATTGATTCTGCGGGCACAAGGATTTATAATCAGAATTTAACTTATACCGGAACCCTCGCTCCGAATGAGACCGCTTTGGTCTCTTTTCCAAACTGGTTAGTTGGTCCGGCCGGTGCTTCTTATCAAGTAAAGATGTTTACCGACTTGCCGAACGATTCCAACCGAGCAAATGATACTTTAAGGCAGACTACTTTTTCTTTCTTAGTTCGGGATACTTTAATTGCCCCCTGGTATCAAGTAATCCCAACGGTTGATGGTGAGATCCAACCAACGGAATGGGCGGATGCCTTAAAATGGGATATCTCCGATGTCTTAAATATGCAAGGGAGTGGGGCAAGACCACCAGGCAGTGTCTTCCTGTATGTGAAACACGATTCCAATAATGTCTATTGGGCACTTGACTTTGTCGCCAAGGCAACCCGGGAAGACTACGACCAGTTTGGTTGTTACTTGGATGAGAATTATAACCGAGTCTGGACCACTGACTCTTCGGAAGGGAACCACTGGTTCGTCTGGCTGACCCGGGATACAGTCGTTTATCGGGCTTTAATCGGCACGGGGAATATCCCAAGCGCTTATTGGACTCGTTGGTTAACCGGTAATGGTATCTCTCGGGCAAGTACTGCCTCTGGTCATTTGCAGTTTGAGGCGGTAGTAGCAAAGGGAACTCAGAAATGGAACTATACGATCAATCCGGAAGAGGATACGGTTGGTTTCTATGTCTACGTCTCAGCAGCCCCTGGGAGTGTTTATTGGGGAACTTGGCCCACAACGATGCCGGGAGCAAACTGGAATAATGCGGCAACCTATGGTACTTTAATTTTCAGCCGGCAGCAAGTGGAGATAAAAGAAGGAAAGGGAATTACTAAAACCGAGATAAAGATCAATAATCCATTGAGGATGCCTCTTATTCTCAAAGGTGTGAAAGGGCTATCAATCTATGATGCGACCGGTAAAGTAGTAAAGGAGATAAACGAAGCGAAAGATGGCAACTTGGTTTGGGACGGTAAAGATAGAAATGGCAATTCAATTTCCAATGGCATTTACTTCTTAAAGATGAAACTGGATAATGGCTCGCAAACGACCAAGGCGATAATCTTGCACTAA